A genomic window from Silvibacterium dinghuense includes:
- a CDS encoding zf-HC2 domain-containing protein, which yields MSHCKSTKDRFSEYLDGALTGVAMQEVAAHLDGCAECAEEFSSWRSMQQELADLGPAKAPADLALRLRVALSQEKAKTPKQSLARFQVQWSNTFAPFLLRASAGFASAVLLIGTAALLIGAFTSPDPVEASADSDDGAISAHFLYSMTESNSAGFSGDTAAPIGTQPLHEHGKASVVVTTDTSNPVVFEAFVNSEGRAYDYRIVSGPTDSQARAAVETLLLFSVFEPARVFGEPVPGVAVMTLTGVSVQG from the coding sequence ATGAGCCACTGCAAGAGCACAAAGGACCGCTTTTCCGAGTACCTGGATGGAGCGCTGACCGGAGTCGCCATGCAGGAGGTTGCTGCGCATCTGGATGGCTGTGCGGAGTGTGCGGAAGAGTTTTCGTCCTGGCGGTCGATGCAGCAGGAGCTTGCGGATCTGGGTCCTGCCAAGGCTCCGGCTGATCTCGCGCTGCGCCTGCGGGTGGCTCTCTCCCAGGAGAAGGCAAAGACGCCGAAGCAGAGTCTGGCGCGCTTTCAGGTGCAGTGGTCGAATACCTTTGCGCCGTTTCTGCTGCGGGCCTCGGCTGGCTTTGCCAGCGCGGTGCTGCTGATCGGCACGGCGGCTTTGCTGATCGGCGCGTTTACCTCGCCGGACCCTGTCGAGGCGAGTGCGGACTCGGACGATGGTGCGATCAGCGCGCATTTTCTTTACTCGATGACCGAGTCGAACAGCGCGGGGTTCAGCGGCGACACGGCAGCTCCGATCGGAACGCAGCCGCTGCATGAGCACGGCAAGGCTTCCGTGGTGGTGACGACCGATACCTCCAACCCGGTTGTCTTCGAGGCCTTCGTGAACAGCGAGGGAAGAGCCTACGACTACCGGATCGTCTCCGGGCCGACAGACTCCCAGGCGCGGGCGGCCGTGGAAACCCTGCTGCTGTTCAGTGTCTTCGAGCCGGCGCGGGTCTTTGGAGAGCCGGTACCGGGCGTGGCTGTGATGACGCTGACCGGCGTGTCGGTGCAGGGCTAG
- a CDS encoding sigma-70 family RNA polymerase sigma factor → MQVGIAVGNLASAIGVRQEESAIVAQLQAGSEEAFAWLISTYHQPVYSLLARTIPLSADAADLTQEVFVKIYRGISGFHGDASLKTWIYRIALHEASNQRRWWSRHRRQEVTIEAETGESNDGQALCIKDTLMDPGESPFECAERSEMRARVEAILREVPEPFRTVVVLRDLEGFAYEEIAEILNVNLGTVKSRLLRGRANLKARLAPLAESVRKRPAAVGRAGVLAASFTAEEAR, encoded by the coding sequence ATGCAAGTGGGAATTGCCGTGGGAAACCTTGCCAGCGCTATCGGAGTACGGCAGGAAGAATCTGCCATTGTTGCCCAGTTACAGGCTGGCTCAGAGGAAGCGTTCGCGTGGCTGATCTCCACCTATCATCAGCCGGTCTACAGCCTGCTTGCCCGCACCATTCCGCTTTCCGCTGACGCCGCCGACCTGACGCAGGAAGTCTTCGTCAAAATCTACCGGGGGATTTCGGGTTTTCACGGCGATGCCAGCCTGAAGACCTGGATCTACCGCATCGCCCTGCACGAGGCGTCGAACCAGCGCCGCTGGTGGTCGCGCCATCGCCGTCAGGAAGTCACGATTGAAGCGGAAACCGGCGAATCGAACGACGGACAGGCGCTGTGCATCAAGGACACGCTCATGGACCCGGGTGAATCTCCTTTTGAGTGCGCTGAGCGCTCGGAGATGCGCGCGCGGGTCGAGGCAATTCTGCGCGAGGTGCCGGAGCCGTTCCGCACCGTGGTTGTGCTGCGTGACCTGGAAGGATTTGCCTACGAGGAGATTGCCGAGATCCTCAATGTCAACCTCGGCACCGTGAAGTCCCGCCTGCTGCGCGGACGGGCCAACCTGAAGGCGCGGCTTGCGCCCCTGGCGGAGTCGGTGCGGAAGCGTCCGGCAGCCGTAGGGCGGGCCGGTGTCCTGGCGGCATCCTTCACCGCCGAGGAGGCACGATGA
- a CDS encoding cupin domain-containing protein, with protein MTRLSAEELKQKLSLEPHPCEGGWFRQIWQADETIAGESLPPRYAAAREQEHAARVAGTCIYYLLEPGTFSEMHRLASDEIFHFYYGDPVEMLQIAPDGRAERFLLGSDLAEGQHCQLIVPKHTWQGSRLVTGGECALLGCTVSPGFDYADYESGTRASLAGKAGEFEDLLLALTRE; from the coding sequence ATGACGCGACTAAGCGCAGAAGAGTTGAAGCAGAAGCTAAGCCTTGAGCCGCATCCGTGCGAAGGTGGCTGGTTCCGGCAGATATGGCAGGCGGACGAGACGATCGCGGGCGAGAGCCTGCCGCCGCGGTATGCCGCAGCGCGGGAGCAGGAGCACGCTGCGCGGGTTGCAGGCACCTGCATCTACTACCTGCTCGAGCCAGGGACCTTCTCCGAAATGCATCGCCTGGCCTCGGACGAAATCTTCCACTTCTATTACGGTGACCCGGTAGAGATGCTGCAGATCGCGCCCGACGGCCGCGCGGAGCGCTTCCTGCTCGGTTCAGACCTGGCCGAAGGACAGCATTGCCAGCTGATCGTGCCGAAGCACACCTGGCAGGGCTCGCGGCTGGTCACGGGCGGAGAGTGCGCGCTGCTCGGCTGCACCGTGAGCCCAGGCTTCGACTACGCAGACTATGAGTCCGGTACGCGAGCCAGTCTGGCAGGGAAGGCCGGAGAATTCGAGGATCTGCTGCTGGCGCTTACACGGGAGTGA
- a CDS encoding DUF2628 domain-containing protein: MFPTFQEERKQSTMQAVKPTHQFLLDEDQEARRAELMAFIGPNADKFMPTYDSMRARLVAPAGGKKPKIIRGFVAAAFFLGPVWFLYRKMWMVSLIILGVVVVFALLPIPGGNRIGLPIGIALAISGKYTYVEHAMKRIIALRGASPVADLSVLAKEGGVSKPAGYISAAALVGLMILMVALVVLSGQDPNAFR, translated from the coding sequence ATGTTTCCTACTTTTCAGGAAGAAAGAAAACAAAGCACGATGCAAGCGGTAAAACCCACCCATCAATTTCTTCTCGACGAGGACCAGGAGGCACGACGCGCCGAGTTGATGGCGTTTATCGGTCCGAACGCAGACAAGTTTATGCCCACCTACGACAGCATGAGAGCCCGCCTTGTTGCCCCGGCGGGAGGCAAAAAACCTAAGATCATACGCGGCTTTGTTGCCGCTGCCTTCTTCCTGGGCCCGGTGTGGTTCCTCTACCGGAAGATGTGGATGGTCTCGCTTATCATCCTCGGTGTGGTGGTCGTGTTCGCGCTTCTGCCCATTCCCGGAGGAAATCGGATAGGGCTGCCGATCGGCATCGCGCTGGCGATTTCCGGCAAATACACCTATGTCGAGCATGCGATGAAGCGCATCATTGCGCTGCGCGGAGCGAGTCCGGTTGCGGATCTCAGCGTACTGGCCAAAGAGGGCGGGGTATCGAAGCCGGCGGGCTACATCTCCGCAGCCGCCCTGGTGGGGCTCATGATCCTGATGGTCGCGCTGGTGGTTCTTTCCGGTCAGGACCCCAACGCATTCCGGTAG
- a CDS encoding agmatine deiminase family protein: protein MTVATGTPREHGFRMPAEWARHEATWLAWPHNPNDWPGKFQAIPWVYADIVRHLSQVEEVHILVNHEAAEKRAESILRRSGANLARVHFHQVETDRVWTRDSGPIFVKKGDELAITHWQFNGWAKYPNHLNDEKIPAYAAEHLGMKRWVPMFGDHRIVLEGGSIDTNGAGVLLTTEECLLSEVQQRNPGLSRTDLEKVFHDYLGIDQVIWLNRGIAGDDTHGHVDDITRFTAENVIVTVVEPNIHDENHLPLAENLERLKAARNLQGGAYEIVELPMPAPVVFDGQRLPASYGNFYIANDLVLVPTFNDPNDRKALGIIAGLFPDREIAGIHCGDFIWGLGALHCMTQQQPA, encoded by the coding sequence ATGACGGTAGCCACAGGTACGCCGCGCGAGCACGGCTTCCGCATGCCCGCCGAGTGGGCGCGCCACGAGGCCACATGGCTCGCGTGGCCGCATAACCCCAACGACTGGCCGGGCAAGTTCCAGGCCATTCCCTGGGTCTACGCCGACATCGTCCGCCACCTCTCTCAGGTGGAAGAGGTGCATATCCTCGTCAACCACGAGGCTGCCGAGAAGCGCGCCGAGAGCATCCTCCGGCGCTCCGGGGCGAATCTCGCTCGCGTACACTTCCACCAGGTCGAGACCGACCGCGTGTGGACGCGCGACTCGGGCCCGATCTTCGTCAAGAAGGGCGATGAGCTGGCCATCACCCACTGGCAGTTCAACGGCTGGGCCAAGTATCCCAACCACCTGAACGACGAGAAGATTCCGGCCTACGCCGCCGAGCATCTCGGCATGAAGCGCTGGGTTCCGATGTTTGGGGATCACCGCATAGTCCTCGAAGGCGGGTCGATCGATACCAACGGCGCGGGTGTTTTGCTGACAACCGAGGAGTGCCTGCTGAGTGAAGTGCAGCAGCGTAACCCCGGGCTGAGCCGGACCGATCTCGAAAAGGTATTTCACGACTATCTCGGCATCGACCAGGTGATCTGGCTCAACCGCGGCATCGCCGGCGACGACACGCACGGCCATGTCGATGACATTACCCGCTTCACGGCGGAGAACGTCATCGTCACCGTGGTCGAGCCGAACATTCACGACGAGAACCACCTGCCGCTGGCCGAAAACCTCGAGCGTCTGAAGGCGGCCCGCAATCTCCAGGGCGGGGCGTACGAGATCGTCGAGCTGCCCATGCCCGCGCCCGTCGTCTTCGACGGACAGCGGCTGCCGGCCAGCTACGGCAATTTCTATATCGCGAACGATCTCGTCCTGGTGCCAACCTTCAACGATCCCAACGACCGCAAGGCGCTGGGGATCATCGCCGGGCTCTTTCCCGATCGCGAGATCGCCGGCATCCACTGCGGGGATTTCATCTGGGGCCTCGGCGCGCTGCACTGCATGACCCAGCAGCAGCCGGCCTAA
- a CDS encoding glutaredoxin family protein, whose product MDLVLYSAPWCRDCRVAKRFLEKHKIPYTEINIEETPGAAAEVLLHVGKRAIPQFVIDGEWIQPYRPGEGFLFEEMAERFGIEGS is encoded by the coding sequence ATGGACCTGGTTCTCTACTCCGCTCCCTGGTGCCGCGACTGCCGCGTCGCCAAGCGCTTCCTGGAGAAACACAAGATTCCGTACACGGAGATCAACATCGAGGAGACGCCCGGAGCCGCGGCCGAGGTTCTGCTCCACGTGGGAAAACGGGCCATTCCGCAGTTCGTCATCGATGGAGAGTGGATACAGCCTTACCGCCCCGGCGAAGGCTTCCTCTTCGAAGAAATGGCCGAACGCTTCGGCATCGAAGGCTCCTAG
- the tadA gene encoding tRNA adenosine(34) deaminase TadA: MTPEEVWMREAMAEAKAAADAGEVPVGAIIVFEGEIIGRGQNRVLRDLDPTAHAEVIALREAARHRSNYRLTDCDLYTTLEPCSMCAGAIIHARIRRVAFAADDPKAGAAGSVLEVLNHPKLNHQLEISRGVMGIEAGEMLRQFFRDRRTAAQG; encoded by the coding sequence ATGACTCCGGAAGAAGTGTGGATGCGGGAGGCCATGGCCGAGGCAAAGGCCGCCGCCGATGCCGGAGAAGTCCCCGTCGGCGCAATCATCGTGTTTGAAGGCGAGATCATCGGCCGGGGACAGAACCGCGTCCTGCGCGACCTCGACCCGACGGCTCACGCGGAAGTCATTGCCCTGCGCGAAGCCGCCCGGCACCGCAGCAACTATCGCCTCACCGACTGCGATCTCTACACCACCCTCGAGCCCTGCTCCATGTGCGCCGGGGCGATCATTCATGCCCGCATCCGCCGCGTCGCCTTCGCCGCCGACGATCCCAAGGCAGGCGCAGCCGGGTCTGTCCTCGAGGTGCTCAATCACCCGAAGCTAAATCACCAGCTGGAGATTTCTCGCGGGGTGATGGGCATCGAGGCCGGAGAAATGCTGCGGCAGTTTTTCCGGGATCGGCGGACTGCGGCGCAGGGGTGA
- a CDS encoding DUF1488 family protein, which translates to MANRRGDEIAENLAAVVDFIRQSADGAQSGQIADALKEIPQRTLQRWLKRLVEEGKLTQDGKGRAARYRLPKGLEELEATPRRQAQIEQVKSEEAVVPLSAESERMHKYLRQPFSARKAVGYNRQFLDSYRPNTSFYLTPKEREHLAQVGKTTTEIEAAGTYAKQILNRLLIDLSWNSSRLEGNTYSLLDTRRLIEFGEEAEGQNRLEAQMILNHKDAIAFLVSAADEIGFNRYTILNLHGILAQNLLPDEAAPGRLRRIAVGIEKSAFHPLEVPQLIEECFHQVLATAQAIRDPFEQSFFAMVQLPYLQPFDDVNKHVSRLAANIPFIKENLSSLSFTDIPRSTYTEAILGVYELNKVDLLKDVFIWTYERSAERYAAVRQSLGDPDPFRQRHREALRQLVGDVVRRHMDRKEAASYIAQWVQDNISADQRGRFRETAESDLLNLHEGNFARLQVRPSEFAVWQTAWEHKELVFTAPEERYDFNRDAVVFWGQDRTERIRCVISEEALHDHFQGDRKNQIQVFRENREAIENLARQKYLSGRIETDGTVLIGTADIPY; encoded by the coding sequence ATGGCGAACCGCCGTGGGGATGAGATTGCAGAGAACCTCGCGGCTGTCGTGGACTTCATACGGCAAAGCGCAGATGGCGCACAGAGTGGTCAAATTGCCGACGCTCTGAAGGAGATCCCTCAGCGAACTCTACAGCGTTGGCTGAAACGCCTCGTGGAGGAAGGAAAGCTAACCCAAGATGGCAAAGGGAGGGCCGCGCGATACCGGCTTCCTAAGGGGCTAGAGGAACTAGAAGCCACCCCCCGTCGGCAAGCGCAGATAGAACAGGTAAAGTCAGAAGAGGCGGTCGTGCCTCTCTCCGCCGAAAGTGAAAGGATGCATAAGTATCTACGGCAGCCTTTCTCTGCCAGAAAAGCGGTTGGGTACAACCGTCAGTTTCTTGACAGCTACCGTCCCAATACAAGTTTTTATCTCACTCCCAAAGAGCGGGAGCACCTGGCACAAGTAGGCAAGACGACAACTGAGATCGAAGCGGCCGGGACGTATGCCAAGCAGATTCTCAATCGCCTGCTCATTGATTTGTCGTGGAACTCCAGCCGACTCGAAGGCAATACCTATTCTTTGCTCGATACTCGCCGTTTGATTGAATTTGGTGAAGAGGCAGAAGGGCAGAACAGGCTGGAAGCTCAGATGATTCTCAATCACAAGGATGCCATTGCATTTCTTGTGAGCGCAGCCGATGAGATAGGTTTTAACCGCTATACGATTCTGAACCTGCATGGGATTTTGGCGCAGAATCTCTTACCGGACGAGGCAGCTCCTGGACGCCTGCGCCGCATTGCGGTCGGCATTGAAAAGTCCGCCTTTCATCCTCTCGAAGTCCCGCAGTTGATCGAGGAGTGCTTCCATCAGGTGCTGGCAACCGCGCAAGCGATTCGTGATCCGTTCGAACAATCCTTCTTCGCCATGGTGCAACTGCCGTACCTTCAACCCTTCGACGACGTGAATAAACACGTATCCCGTCTGGCTGCGAATATTCCCTTCATCAAGGAGAATCTATCGTCGTTGTCGTTCACTGACATTCCGCGCTCGACCTACACGGAAGCCATTTTGGGAGTCTATGAGTTGAACAAAGTAGACCTGCTCAAAGATGTCTTCATCTGGACCTACGAGCGCTCAGCTGAGCGCTACGCAGCGGTGCGGCAATCCCTGGGCGATCCCGATCCATTCAGGCAGAGACATCGCGAAGCACTGCGTCAACTGGTGGGCGATGTGGTGCGGCGACATATGGATAGGAAAGAGGCAGCTTCCTATATCGCGCAGTGGGTGCAGGACAATATTTCCGCGGACCAGCGAGGCAGATTCAGGGAAACGGCAGAGTCTGATCTTCTCAACCTGCATGAGGGAAATTTTGCTCGTCTTCAGGTTCGCCCCAGTGAATTCGCTGTGTGGCAGACCGCGTGGGAACACAAGGAATTGGTCTTCACGGCTCCGGAAGAACGATACGACTTCAATCGGGATGCAGTCGTGTTCTGGGGCCAAGACCGAACAGAGCGGATACGGTGTGTGATCAGCGAAGAAGCGCTACATGATCATTTTCAGGGTGACAGGAAAAACCAAATTCAAGTGTTTCGAGAAAACCGTGAGGCCATAGAGAATCTCGCGCGACAAAAATATCTCTCCGGTCGCATCGAAACGGACGGAACTGTCCTGATAGGCACAGCAGATATCCCCTACTGA
- a CDS encoding immunity 53 family protein — MRQNNLEWLEDWYQNQCDGDWEHRHGMRFRTLDNSGLSLTIELAGTTAAHVGPQRISLDTPCGEWLTCSISNDRFEGSGDPEKLEQIIGIFRRWVDTCP; from the coding sequence ATGCGGCAGAACAATCTCGAATGGCTGGAAGACTGGTACCAAAACCAGTGTGACGGCGACTGGGAGCATCGCCATGGCATGCGTTTCCGCACGCTCGACAACTCCGGCCTGAGCCTGACCATCGAGCTGGCCGGAACCACTGCCGCCCACGTCGGCCCGCAGCGCATCAGCCTCGATACGCCGTGCGGCGAATGGCTCACCTGCTCCATCTCGAATGACCGCTTCGAAGGCTCGGGCGATCCGGAAAAACTCGAACAGATCATCGGCATCTTCCGGCGCTGGGTGGACACCTGCCCATGA
- a CDS encoding tyrosine-type recombinase/integrase: MRPFGKTKGSLTVIPIAEDLADELAAWRRISQEQYDKKKRKRGLPPSDPQAFLFPIPRGSFIDTGNYRNRVLRKLAERLGFPKLTFQVIRRTIATLAKDKGHIKDIQEMMRHSRVATTTDVYMQSLHEGVRSTVNSIYNELMDTGTLGKDGAGRRMDDAARESRAANPPRVRGVVLEFATKSRKGGAAKCLK; the protein is encoded by the coding sequence ATCCGTCCCTTCGGTAAGACGAAAGGAAGCCTTACGGTCATTCCGATCGCCGAGGATCTGGCGGATGAACTTGCAGCATGGCGCCGGATCAGCCAGGAGCAGTACGACAAGAAAAAGCGCAAGCGTGGTTTGCCGCCTTCAGACCCGCAGGCGTTTCTCTTCCCGATTCCACGCGGTTCGTTCATAGATACGGGGAACTATCGCAACCGTGTCCTGCGCAAACTGGCGGAGAGGCTCGGCTTTCCCAAGCTCACCTTCCAGGTCATCCGGCGGACGATCGCCACATTGGCCAAGGACAAGGGGCACATCAAGGACATTCAGGAAATGATGCGTCACTCGCGAGTGGCCACCACGACCGATGTCTACATGCAGTCATTGCACGAGGGCGTACGCTCTACTGTTAACTCGATTTACAACGAGCTAATGGACACGGGAACCTTGGGCAAGGACGGTGCGGGACGCAGAATGGATGACGCCGCTAGAGAAAGCAGAGCAGCAAATCCACCGCGTGTCCGCGGCGTGGTTTTGGAATTTGCGACAAAGTCGCGGAAGGGAGGAGCAGCTAAATGCTTGAAATAA
- a CDS encoding energy transducer TonB yields the protein MFADSLVESTGRLHTSRRSLALVSLLVQGAILAALAMWPLIHPDRLPPRALTMLITAPLPPSSPPQAPHAAAISRAVPALLNALTAPTHIHPITSDSSAPNDTPIVEGATIGDGSGDTRNLAQLFNDGPGSKPPDVTLAKPAHPSGPVRISEGVALGHLLNPIQPVYPAIAKAARISGTVVVEATISTNGTVIHAHAVSGPPMLVGAAVDAVSRARYQPYQLSGQPVEVQTTVSVVFRLE from the coding sequence ATGTTCGCAGATAGTCTTGTCGAATCCACCGGCCGGCTGCATACCAGTCGACGCAGCCTTGCTCTCGTTTCCCTGCTGGTCCAGGGGGCAATCCTCGCCGCTCTCGCCATGTGGCCGCTGATCCATCCGGACCGGCTTCCGCCGCGTGCTCTCACCATGCTGATTACCGCGCCACTGCCTCCATCGAGCCCGCCGCAGGCGCCCCACGCCGCTGCCATCAGCCGCGCTGTTCCCGCGCTGCTCAATGCCCTCACCGCGCCAACCCACATCCACCCGATCACCAGCGACTCATCGGCGCCGAACGATACCCCGATCGTCGAAGGGGCGACCATCGGTGACGGTTCGGGGGACACCCGCAACCTCGCTCAGCTCTTCAATGACGGCCCCGGCAGCAAGCCGCCCGACGTAACGCTCGCCAAACCCGCCCATCCCTCCGGACCGGTGCGCATCTCGGAAGGCGTGGCTCTGGGACATCTCCTCAACCCGATCCAGCCTGTCTACCCCGCGATCGCGAAAGCGGCTCGCATCTCCGGTACCGTCGTTGTCGAGGCCACCATCTCGACCAACGGTACCGTCATCCATGCCCATGCCGTGAGCGGCCCCCCGATGCTCGTCGGTGCAGCCGTTGACGCGGTCTCCCGTGCCCGCTACCAGCCCTATCAGCTCAGCGGACAGCCGGTGGAAGTTCAGACCACCGTCAGCGTCGTCTTCCGCCTGGAATAG
- a CDS encoding carbon-nitrogen hydrolase has translation MPSQLNYRIGLVQMSCSPDTEANLDKAADRVREAAREGAQIVCLPELFRAQYFCQREDHALFDIAEPIPGPSTERLGAVAREEKVVVVASLFERRAAGLYHNTAAILNKDGSINGLYRKMHIPDDPLYYEKFYFTPGDLGFKAFDTAVGRIGTLVCWDQWYPEGARITAMHGANVLFYPTAIGWHPSEKEEFGVAQYDAWQTIQRAHAIANGLFVASVNRVGHENGDVNGNRVEGPGLEFWGGSFIADPFGRLIAKASHDKEEILIGEVDLKLLEDTRRNWPFLRDRRIDAYQPIVNRFLDGTTPGDGK, from the coding sequence ATGCCCTCTCAACTGAACTACCGGATCGGCCTCGTGCAGATGTCCTGCAGCCCCGACACCGAAGCCAATCTCGACAAGGCCGCGGACCGCGTCCGCGAGGCCGCCCGTGAAGGCGCCCAGATTGTCTGCCTGCCGGAGCTCTTCCGCGCCCAGTACTTCTGCCAGCGCGAAGACCACGCGCTGTTCGATATCGCCGAGCCCATCCCCGGCCCCTCGACCGAGCGCCTCGGCGCCGTCGCCCGCGAGGAAAAGGTCGTTGTCGTCGCTTCGCTCTTCGAGCGCCGCGCCGCCGGTCTTTATCACAACACCGCCGCCATCCTGAACAAGGACGGCTCGATCAACGGGCTGTATCGCAAGATGCACATCCCCGACGATCCTCTCTACTACGAGAAGTTCTACTTCACGCCCGGCGATCTCGGCTTCAAGGCCTTCGACACCGCCGTCGGCCGCATCGGCACGCTTGTGTGCTGGGACCAGTGGTATCCGGAAGGCGCACGCATCACCGCCATGCACGGCGCGAATGTCCTGTTCTACCCGACCGCTATCGGCTGGCATCCTTCCGAGAAGGAAGAGTTCGGTGTCGCGCAGTATGACGCCTGGCAGACGATCCAGCGCGCACACGCCATCGCCAACGGCCTCTTCGTCGCCTCGGTCAATCGTGTGGGCCATGAGAACGGCGACGTCAACGGCAACCGCGTCGAAGGCCCGGGGCTCGAGTTCTGGGGCGGCAGCTTCATCGCCGATCCCTTCGGCCGACTGATCGCCAAGGCCTCGCATGACAAGGAAGAGATCCTGATCGGCGAAGTCGACCTGAAGCTGCTCGAAGACACGCGCCGCAACTGGCCCTTCCTGCGCGACCGCCGCATCGACGCCTACCAGCCCATCGTCAACCGCTTCCTCGACGGCACGACACCCGGAGACGGCAAATGA